A window of the Rhizobium brockwellii genome harbors these coding sequences:
- a CDS encoding CinA family protein yields MMNLFPDDIISMAETIIRDFTAAGLMVSTAESCTGGLIAGALTEISGSSAVVDRGFVTYTNSAKVEMLGVQAETLLRFGAVSEETARQMVHGALFRSGAEIAVAVTGIAGPGGGSAEKPVGLVHLAAKSRAGAIIHRKMFYGDIGRSEVRLATIRTALEMVRSLYAA; encoded by the coding sequence ATGATGAACCTTTTTCCCGACGATATTATTTCGATGGCGGAGACGATCATCCGTGACTTCACGGCTGCAGGCCTGATGGTCTCGACTGCCGAATCCTGCACCGGCGGGCTGATCGCCGGGGCGCTGACGGAGATATCGGGTTCGTCCGCCGTCGTCGACCGCGGCTTCGTCACTTATACGAATAGCGCAAAAGTGGAGATGCTCGGCGTGCAGGCGGAAACGCTACTGCGTTTCGGGGCGGTCTCCGAGGAAACGGCGCGGCAGATGGTGCATGGCGCTCTCTTCCGCTCAGGCGCCGAGATCGCCGTTGCCGTCACCGGCATTGCCGGTCCTGGCGGCGGATCGGCGGAAAAACCGGTCGGCCTCGTGCATCTCGCCGCCAAATCGCGCGCCGGCGCGATCATCCATCGAAAGATGTTCTATGGCGATATCGGCCGCAGCGAGGTCCGGCTGGCGACGATCAGGACGGCGCTGGAGATGGTGCGCTCGCTCTATGCGGCCTGA